A genomic segment from Spinacia oleracea cultivar Varoflay chromosome 3, BTI_SOV_V1, whole genome shotgun sequence encodes:
- the LOC110777073 gene encoding pre-rRNA-processing protein esf1 gives MGSKKKKANKSVAGDSAGGSGGGKNGKKKEIQLIEDPRFSMIHTDPKFHSIPVRKNKISIDPRFKEILTDKGFADSSAKVDKRGKPKKLSENVLKRFYHLEDDEDDELKKKKKSVVKKKVEESEDELSGDSSEAESEGDSESDDLGSTTGSDDDSSDGVDLSEDDDDSVEVENVPVIDSETHRLAVVNMDWNQVKAVDIFMMLRSFLPKEGQIKSVTVYPSEFGLKRMEEEAVHGPIALLGNEKKKDDGSDDNDNEDDDDEHEEDDDDDDDDDEHEDVDDDEDDDDDEEDNEIDTEKLRAYEKSRLRYYYAVVECDTIATADYIYKACDGVEFERSSNVLDLRFIPDSMEFPHPPRDVAKEAPVDYEGLDFQTRALQQSNVTLTWDDDEPHRVKTLRRKFNDDQLAELELREFLASDESDEDEDENEDEDEDLSDKINNKASKNTKARMAKKDMYRALVQSGDGSEADEDEGQDMEVTFNTGLEDISKKILEKKDKGSESVWEAYLRKKKEKKKARKYKSKNSSDDESDESDQEPLEQPDDFFEEDPSIVRSKKVTHGKKKREEKKRPLEDEETAATTAELELLLADDKGADKNIKGYKIKQKKGKGKKGKEDPDEDNLPTVDYDDPRFSALFTNSAFSLDPTDPQFKRSATYIRQLAQRQQNDGEDDAAIEPVEQSRPSSNDASSKEDGNSVGKSRKEKFELSSIVKSIKMKSQQLPKPSSVKMKKDKTEHESTKKEKKHKLEGLDRKMKKKPRIVE, from the exons ATGGGATCAAAGAAAAAGAAGGCAAACAAATCCGTTGCCGGTGATTCCGCCGGCGGCAGCGGGGGCGGCAAAAATGGCAAGAAGAAGGAGATTCAACTAATTGAAGATCCTCGATTTTCAATGATTCACACCGATCCAAAGTTTCACAGCATTCCCGTTCGAAAGAATAAGATTTCAATCGACCCTCGGTTTAAAGAAATTTTAACTGACAAGGGTTTCGCGGATTCCTCGGCGAAGGTCGATAAGCGTGGGAAACCTAAAAAGCTGTCGGAGAACGTTTTGAAGCGATTCTATCATTTGGaggatgatgaagatgatgaacttaagaagaagaagaagagtgtTGTAAAGAAGAAGGTGGAGGAGAGTGAAGACGAGTTGAGTGGCGATTCCTCTGAGGCGGAATCGGAGGGGGATTCAGAGAGTGATGATTTAGGTTCAACGACTGGTAGTGATGATGATTCTTCGGATGGTGTTGATTTGTCGGAAGATGATGACGACTCTGTTGAG GTGGAAAATGTACCTGTAATTGACAGCGAAACACATAGATTGGCAGTTGTTAATATGGATTGGAATCAAGTTAAG GCTGTTGACATATTTATGATGTTGAGATCATTCCTGCCTAAAGAAGGACAAATTAAGTCTGTAACGGTCTATCCTTCAGAATTTGGGCTCAAGCGTATGGAAGAGGAAGCAGTTCATGGTCCAATTGCCTTGTTGGGAAATGAGAAGAAAAAGGATGATGGGAgtgatgataatgataatgaagatgatgatgatgaacatgaagaagatgatgatgatgatgatgatgatgatgaacatGAAGATGTTGATGACGATGAAGATGACGATGACGATGAAGAAGACAACGAGATAGATACTGAAAAGCTGCGTGCTTATGAAAAGAGTAGGCTAAG GTATTACTACGCCGTAGTGGAGTGTGACACTATTGCTACTGCAGATTACATTTACAAAGCTTGTGATGGTGTCGAGTTTGAAAGATCATCTAATGTGCTGGACCTGAGATTCATACCTGATTCTATGGAATTTCCTCATCCACCGCGGGATGTTGCGAAGGAG GCACCTGTTGATTATGAGGGGTTAGACTTTCAGACTCGTGCTTTGCAGCAAAGCAATGTAACCCTTACTTGGGATGATGATGAACCACATCGTGTGAAGACACTGAGGCGTAAATTCAATGATGACCAG CTTGCTGAATTGGAGTTGAGAGAGTTTTTGGCTTCTGATGAGAGTGATGAGGATGAGGACGAGAATGAGGATGAGGACGAAGATTTATctgataaaataaataataaggccAGCAAGAACACGAAGGCTAGAATGGCCAAGAAGGATATGTACCGTGCCTTGGTCCAATCTGGGGATGGATCAGAGGCAGATGAAGATGAAGGCCAAGATATGGAGGTTACTTTCAATACTGGTCTAGAAGATATTAGCAAGAAGATTCTTGAAAAGAAGGATAAAGGATCAGAAAGTGTTTGGGAGGCATATCTgagaaagaagaaagagaaaaagaaggCTAGGAAATACAAGTCGAAGAACTCATCGGACGAtgagagtgatgagagtgatcAAGAGCCTCTCGAACAACCAGATGACTTTTTTGAGGAAGATCCATCTATTGTTAGAAGCAAGAAGGTTACTCATGGTAAGAAAAAGAGGGAGGAGAAGAAGAGACCCTTGGAAGATGAAGAAACAGCAGCTACCACGGCAGAGCTTGAGCTATTACTTGCAGATGACAAGGGAGCAGATAAAAATATTAAGGGTTACAAAATTAAACAGAAAAAGGGCAAGGGAAAGAAGGGTAAAGAGGATCCTGATGAAGACAATTTACCAACAGTTGACTATGATGATCCACGTTTCTCAGCTCTCTTCACTAATTCTGCGTTTTCTCTGGATCCTACGGATCCCCAATTCAAGAG GAGTGCAACTTATATTCGGCAATTAGCTCAACGGCAACAGAATGACGGGGAAGATGATGCAGCAATAGAGCCAGTGGAACAGTCAAGACCAAGTTCAAATGACGCTAGTAGCAAAGAAGACGGGAATTCTGTAGGTAAGTCTCGAAAGGAGAAGTTTGAGTTATCCTCGATTGTAAAATCCATCAAGATGAAGTCTCAGCAGCTCCCTAAGCCATCTAGTGTTAAAATGAAAAAGGACAAGACGGAACATGAATCaaccaaaaaggaaaagaagcataaGCTAGAAGGCTTGGATCGCAAAATGAAGAAAAAGCCTAGAATTGTAGAATAA